In Melopsittacus undulatus isolate bMelUnd1 chromosome 6, bMelUnd1.mat.Z, whole genome shotgun sequence, the following proteins share a genomic window:
- the KIAA1614 gene encoding uncharacterized protein KIAA1614 homolog produces the protein MEGGSPAETRRGPRPPKQHSQSSSRTSALLEHPEASRGPHAILESKVKALKEKRGGGRPGTPAAAAERPSPKKPRPRRGRPGADAAAVEPRAQLRTYLTDGLLDGEPATDSTPAPRAGTWRVPAARDVPGGTELPQGESSGTRGSASPRERHPLGEEARTPLQDRGGPSVSPTTAKSWERLSLAERVERNRRLLQEVLGLDAPEVPASDGDWDSGVSLQDIEGCRAFVPGQELELSPRHEQAKQLLQRARMKARTNPLRASHDILLLSSAIPHHREPSGRPTAAPHDGGSLSDSSSGESSCGQPRQPRGPSPSRVRFEDESARDAEVRYLERLQLRHRRAPGSALSSLELAGGRQPGDGSGQPKAQSSDLAAGGKCSACGSFIRAAATRGTDMPTATNKAESSPAAQGSIPRDSGGQNAAQPEPKPRALGPRGSPLWILPSRQRIHTEKIKETYIGDVTYIDEVDSALESTDTSDGCRTDSEEAGPRSPHLHQGLHARGHRTPCATPQLEARTEKGTCASSGGPRAGGGSSSGVTSRTGAVCPQPLRRASSQEDRDPYCHPGSSNGMGNTAHTPQQSSEPQEPSSQPGAGTTVPDSYVPAPPHTKKACSQLPCRKALFSGGLRRALSQGARGPEPDAGSTASSQPGGAVGPGERRGSCSPKWLPGSPLRALSTNNCNNTHGQDPLETGRGAPSHPTAKPITPVPQEASHSLGETAGKLGAQQQCPGRSTAHGEPGQAVSRKGSSASASGLKKLLCSLSQSTKQRLGRFRCYSMEQLPASSSTAPDGSSMKKSPSLQSLQLVSPFQQPQKAASVQSLHPLLGKAPRASAYLLPQTTADRKRGSGPRRSLSVEDIGVPGRLRAVGRVVEVFPDGTSQLELQRPPQGAFGFRVTSGHGRPDKGVYVQEMVDASTAKLYAGLLGVGDEILQVNGAAVSGLGLARIHELLLQADTLSLRVLRHRPAPR, from the exons ATGGAAGGGGGCTCTCCTGCTGAGACGCGGCGGGGTCCGCGGCCCCCCaagcagcacagccagagcagcagccGAACCTCTGCCCTGTTGGAGCACCCCGAGGCCTCCCGCGGGCCCCACGCCATCCTGGAGAGCAAGGTGAAGGCGCTGAAGGAGAAGCGGGGGGGCGGCCGGCCGGGGACCCCCGCAGCTGCAGCCGAGAGGCCCTCCCCTAAGAAGCCCCGTCCGCGGCGGGGGAGGCCGGGAGCAGATGCGGCAGCAGTGGAGCCGCGGGCTCAGCTCCGCACCTACCTGACGGATGGGCTCCTGGACGGGGAGCCTGCGACTGACAGCACCCCAGCACCCCGCGCTGGCACCTGGCGGGTGCCGGCAGCCAGAGATGTGCCTGGAGGCACCGAGCTCCCTcaaggggagagcagtgggaCCCGGGGCTCTGCCTCCCCCCGGGAGAGACATCCCCTGGGAGAAGAGGCACGAACCCCACTGCAGGACCGGGGGGGTCCGTCTGTGTCGCCCACCACGGCCAAGAGCTGGGAGAGGCTCTCTCTGGCCGAGCGTGTGGAGAGGAACCGgcggctgctgcaggaggtgctgggcCTCGATGCCCCTG AGGTGCCAGCGAGTGATGGGGACTGGGACTCAGGGGTGTCACTGCAGGACATCGAGGGCTGCAG GGCCTTTGTCCCTGGGCAGGAGCTCGAGCTGAGCCCGCGGCACGAGCAGgccaagcagctgctgcagcgTGCCCGCATGAAGGCTCGAACGAACCCGCTGCGCGCCAGCCACgacatcctcctcctctcctccgCCATCCCGCACCACAG GGAGCCCAGTGGGAGGCCGACCGCTGCCCCACATGATGGCGGGAGCCTGAGCGACTCATCGAGCGGGGAGTCGAGCTGTGGGCAGCCACGGCAGCCGCGAGGGCCCTCCCCATCCCGCGTGCGCTTCGAGGACGAGTCAGCCCGTGACGCTGAGGTGCGGTACCTGGAGCGGCTGCAGCTGCGGCACCGGCGGGCACCGGGCTCCGCGCTCTCCTCGCTGGAGCTGGCCGGGGGCAGGCAGCCAGGGGACGGGTCCGGACAGCCCAAAGCCCAGAGCAGTGACCTTGCAGCCGGGGGCAAGTGCAGCGCCTGTGGCTCCTTCATCAGAGCTGCCGCCACTCGTGGCACAGACATGCCGACAGCCACCAACAAGGCTGAAAGTAGCCCTGCAGCACAAGGAAGCATCCCACGGGATAGCGGGGGACAGAATGCTGCCCAACCGGAACCCAAACCCAGGGCTCTGGGCCCCCGGGGGTCACCACTTTGGATTCTCCCTTCCCGGCAGCGGATCCACACCGAGAAAATCAAGGAGACCTATATTGGGGATGTCACTTACATTGACGAGGTGGACTCTGCCCTGGAGAGCACAGACACCTCTGACGGCTGCCGGACAGATAGCGAGGAGGCAGGACCCCGCAGCCCCCACCTCCACCAGGGCCTCCATGCTCGCGGGCACAGGACCCCCTGTGCTACCCCACAGCTGGAGGCGAGGACTGAGAAGGGGACGTGTGCATCCAGTGGTGGTCCCCGTGCAGGGGGTGGCTCTTCAAGTGGTGTCACAAGCCGGACGGGGGCCGTTTGCCCCCAGCCACTGAGGAGAGCCAGCAGCCAGGAGGACAGGGACCCCTATTGTCATCCGGGGAGCAGCAATGGGATGGGAAACACCGCTCATACCCCACAGCAGTCCAGCGAGCCCCAGGAGCCCTCCTCACAGCCAGGGGCTGGCACCACTGTGCCAGACAGCTATGTCCCCGCTCCCCCTCACACCAAGAAGGCCTGCTCCCAGTTGCCTTGCAGGAAAGCCCTCTTCTCCGGTGGCCTCCGCCGAGCATTGAGCCAAGGAGCCCGGGGCCCGGAGCCTGATGCTGGAAGCACTGCGTCCTCCCAGCCTGGAGGTGCGGTGGGACCAGGGGAACGTCGGGGTTCCTGCAGCCCCAAGTGGCTCCCAGGGAGCCCCCTCCGTGCCTTGTCCACCAACAACTGCAACAACACCCATGGGCAGGACCCTCTGGAGACAGGCAGAG GGGCACCATCACATCCCACTGCCAAGCCCATCACCCCTGTGCCCCAGGAGGCTTCTCATTCCCTTGGAGAAACAGCCGGGAAGCTGGGAGCACAGCAACAGTGTccaggcaggagcacagcacatgG GGAGCCGGGGCAGGCAGTGAGCCGCAAGGGGAGCAGCGCTTCGGCATCGGGGCTGAAGAAGCTCTTGTGCAGCCTGAGCCAGAGCACGAAGCAGCGCCTGGGCCGCTTCCGCTGCTACAGCATGGAGCAGCTCCCGGCCTCCAGCAGCACCGCCCCAGATGGGTCCAGCATGAAGAAGTCTCCCTCCCTGCAGTCCCTGCAGCTG GTGTCACCCTTCCAACAGCCCCAAAAAGCTGCCTCTGTCCAGAGCCTGCACCCCCTCCTGGGCAAGGCACCCCGTGCCAGTGCCTACCTCCTGCCCCAGACCACAGCTGACAG GAAGAGGGGCTCAGGGCCACGGCGCTCGCTGAGCGTGGAGGACATTGGGGTGCCCGGCCGGCTGCGTGCAGTGGGGCGTGTGGTGGAGGTCTTCCCTGATGGCACCAgccagctggagctgcagcgACCCCCCCAGGGCGCCTTCGGGTTCCGTGTCACCTCTGGGCATGGCCGGCCTGACAAAG GTGTCTACGTGCAGGAGATGGTGGACGCCAGCACAGCCAAGCTGTACGCAGGGCTCCTGGGTGTGGGGGACGAGATCCTGCAGGTCAATGGGGCAGCCGTttcagggctggggctggcccGCATccatgagctgctgctccaggcagacACGCTGTCACTCCGTGTGCTCAGGCACCGCCCAGCACCCCGGTAG